Proteins found in one Thunnus maccoyii chromosome 5, fThuMac1.1, whole genome shotgun sequence genomic segment:
- the si:dkey-30c15.10 gene encoding anillin isoform X3 — MEAAEDNNGGNNNLKRQRAPLSDFEDNLLSPSEMNDGQKRRRLETAGQENCTPKPSSSRRLAEQNMKPDTPMVPSVRSRVQQLTQRQDGGAPLAQRCLSDPGADSPSAIKVFREPLLGEGEFSQRVERFKVPVFQASPAPTMSPANLCPLTSSNFVSGIQQKLQGIVTSSSKQASVIRQEREQELNQLHFQPISENAWLKRSNSDPSLSQGRTPPGPSSTPSWVPRSRLRVHWPPMKPGDQVDDDAVMKDGSFTETATSGVEKQSLNTTTGERKPCDFEAPPASVELEPSNEGKLQMDLEEQNTHQGEEFREGKEDRPSVEEQQLWSHQPEAQTVLQLSFSEDQSFSKPPCGEDHNVSELSTGDKQSLLESTRTDESNVNQTSDVSKVTDHNGSEVFSLEDEMVESSHNEEEIEPSTDEELRLWRYPSDKVCKQEESMIAEDQEEGVCTKEEREEYESSRVEKEKGSGAEHHSEPSHVQDGECQMGDVSAETAGCSNTQEDVKPRSKETMKQDKKNTGCPNEDDRYQQSKQIVDSKEEDMELESDRKEEYPFIDVAQAMKETQTGYIKLEGNTEDVAQPKAETEPSEMYRNDGAHTVTAVRASDHKTGEMELQQEAVNGRQGIGDGLTDEIYKAEGGESSKKVTFILEPKLINGSSLSETNTSMESRRETSMSDAELSSHDETNTAEIIDQMFEEVLEYAERIEDQRGDDEDTEDRDSGIGVSSRDKDKMDTESEKEKSEEEGETKDEECDESKKLEDELLTFPPSGILSPLSKSVEAVVTPLRLEASQESNPPSLLLTPEETTTPPAESAPLYSIDAYRTQRQSKPTTIQSVTPGVQRRAPEKSRPQPSINTKEKITALNEEAGKLQTVINQTLQALSCCTDEEHGRGSVEEAVAEKLLLVSCEKRSALLAEVDRLREERSSESSEVAGEDQEYVTQQPCRGTVSITNIQLPLKVEFVCSSNNRTGRPSHYFFVLIRYGPYNIVATPLATAADAQNGDTISFQTSVTLKDIRSTFEIDVEVYSLSHTSPINCSMDRTTTKSRVTPRKLLNTLTRSSNSLTSAALPAINTRRSSNFCLVGSHKITLASLGHSKFPLDKMKLEGKIRRLLGDEFQEKVPFLSPLEGNIYLKLDSESHSNVQHQGFLTMFELIGGFGVWRRGYFTLERYTMYYWNHPNDKETKEAEGSISLSSSPSQCVRPVKRDSCARPFTFELASNIPQQQDDSQEALAKCWFAADTKQERSDWMEKLNQALLDFHTWNRTSATQSESQQASASSGGNLRESIL, encoded by the exons ATGGAAGCTGCCGAGGACAATAATGGTGGCAACAACAACttgaagagacagagagcaccTCTGTCAGACTTTGAAGATAATCTCCTCTCACCATCAG AGATGAATGATGGCCAGAAGCGGCGGCGTCTGGAGACAGCTGGCCAGGAGAACTGTACTCCCAAACCATCCTCCTCTAGACGCCTAGCTGAGCAAAACATGAAGCCAGACACACCGATGGTTCCCTCAGTCCGCTCCCGAGTTCAGCAGCTCACCCAGAGACAAGACG gaggaGCTCCTCTGGCCCAGCGGTGCCTGTCAGATCCTGGGGCTGATAGCCCATCAGCCATCAAGGTCTTCAGAGAGCCTCTACTTG GTGAGGGAGAGTTTAGTCAACGAGTGGAGCGTTTTAAAGTGCCAGTCTTCCAGGCTAGCCCTGCGCCCACAATGAGCCCTGCCAACCTCTGTCCGCTCACCAGCTCTAACTTTGTATCTGGCATTCAGCAGAAACTCCAGGGCATTGTGACATCCAGCTCTAAGCAGGCCTCTGTAATTCGCCAG GAACGGGAGCAGGAGTTGAACCAGTTGCACTTTCAACCAATCAGTGAAAATGCCTGGCTGAAAAGGAGCAACTCTGATCCCTCGTTATCTCAG GGAAGGACTCCTCCTGGTCCCTCATCTACCCCCTCCTGGGTTCCTAGATCTAGACTGAGAGTTCATTGGCCTCCCATGAAGCCCGGGGAT CAGGTAGATGATGATGCTGTGATGAAGGATGGCAGCTTCACTGAAACTGCTACATCAGGTGTTGAGAAGCAATCTTTAAATACAACAACAG GTGAAAGGAAACCTTGTGACTTTGAAGCCCCTCCAGCCTCTGTAGAGCTAGAACCTTCTAATGAAGGGAAGCTGCAAATGGATTTGGAGGAGCAGAATACTCATCAGGGTGAAGAGTTCAGGGAGGGGAAAGAGGACAGACCTTCAGTTGAAGAACAGCAGCTATGGTCCCATCAACCAGAGGctcagactgtattgcagttGTCCTTTAGTGAGGATCAGAGTTTCTCCAAACCACCTTGTGGTGAGGATCACAATGTTTCAGAGTTGTCTACCGGTGACAAGCAGAGCTTGCTAGAATCAACTCGTACAGATGAGTCAAATGTGAATCAAACTAGCGACGTTTCCAAGGTAACAGACCATAATGGGTCAGAGGTGTTTTCATTAGAAGATGAAATGGTTGAGTCTTCACACAATGAAGAGGAGATTGAGCCCTCGACAGATGAGGAGTTAAGGTTGTGGAGATATCCTTCAGACAAAGTGTGCAAGCAGGAAGAGTCTATGATAGCTGAAGACCAGGAGGAAGGTGTATGTACTAAAGAGGAGCGAGAGGAGTATGAATCATCTAGagtggaaaaagagaaaggaagtgGTGCTGAACATCACAGTGAACCCTCTCACGTCCAGGATGGTGAATGTCAAATGGGTGATGTGTCTGCTGAGACTGCTGGGTGCTCTAACACACAGGAAGATGTGAAACCCAGATCAaaagaaacaatgaaacaagacaagaaaaacacaggaTGTCCCAATGAGGATGATCGATATCAACAGTCAAAGCAGATAGTCGATagtaaagaagaagacatgGAACTGGAGTCTGACAGGAAAGAAGAGTATCCCTTTATAGATGTAGCTCAGGCCatgaaagaaacacagacagggTACATAAAACTTGAAGGAAACACTGAAGATGTAGCACAGCCTAAGGCAGAGACTGAACCATCAGAAATGTATAGAAATGATGGAGCTCATACTGTGACCGCGGTCCGGGCGTCAGATCACAAGACTGGAGAaatggagctgcagcaggaagcAGTAAATGGAAGGCAGGGTATTGGAGATGGGCTGACAGATGAAATTTACAaggcagagggaggagaaagCTCAAAGAAAGTCACGTTTATCTTGGAGCCCAAGCTAATCAATGGCTCAAGCTTGTCTGAGACCAATACCTCCATGGAGTCCAGGAGAGAGACAAGTATGTCAG ATGCTGAACTGAGCTCTCATGATGAGACCAACACAGCTGAAATAATTGACCAGATGTTCGAGGAGGTGCTGGAATATGCTGAAAGGATAGAGGACCAAAGGGGGGATGATGAAGACACAGAGGACCGCGACAGTGGCATTGGTGTTTCCTCTAGAGACAAGGATAAAATGGACACAGAgtcagagaaggagaaaagtgAAGAAGAGGGGGAGACCAAAGATGAAGAGTGTGATGAGAGCAAGAAGCTTGAAGATGAACTGCTGACTTTCCCTCCCAGTGgcatcctctctcctctcagcaaGTCTGTAGAGGCTGTGGTCACCCCTCTG CGACTAGAAGCCAGCCAGGAGTCCAATCCTCCATCTCTGCTCCTGACTCCAGAAGAGACCACCACCCCTCCTGCTGAATCTGCTCCTCTGTACAG TATTGATGCCTACCGCACACAAAGGCAGAGTAAGCCGACCACCATTCAGAGTGTCACTCCTGGGGTTCAGAGACGAGCTCCAGAGAAGTCCCGACCTCAACCCTCCATCAACACCAAGGAGAAAATTACG GCTCTAAATGAAGAAGCAGGGAAGCTGCAGACTGTGATCAACCAGACCCTGCAGGCTCTGAGCTGCTGTACTGACGAGGAGCACGGACGAGGCTCAGTGGAGGAGGCTGTGGCTGAAAAACTACTGCTAGTCTCCT gtgAGAAACGATCAGCCCTGCTGGCGGAGGTGGACAGactgagggaggagaggagttCAGAGTCTTCAGAGGTAGCAGGGGAGGACCAAGAGTACGTTACCCAGCAGCCATGCAGAGGGACAGTCAGCATCACAAACATCCAACTGCCTCTCAAGGTGGAATTTGTCTGCTCCTCAAACAACCGCACAG GTCGGCCAAGTCACTACTTCTTTGTTCTGATCCGTTACGGGCCCTACAACATCGTCGCCACCCCGCTGGCTACGGCTGCTGATGCTCAGAACGGAGACACCATCTCCTTCCAGACTTCTGTCACTCT GAAGGATATTCGCTCAACTTTTGAGATTGATGTGGAAGTTTACAGCCTG TCCCACACTTCACCTATTAACTGCAGCATGGACCGCACCACCACCAAGTCACGG GTAACTCCAAGAAAGCTTCTGAATACCTTAACG AGATCCAGCAACAGTCTGACAT CTGCTGCTCTTCCTGCCATCAATACTCGTCGCTCCAGTAACTTTTGTCTAGTGGGTTCCCATAAGATCACCTTGGCCTCACTGGGACACAGCAAGTTCCCTCTGGATAAG ATGAAACTTGAAGGCAAAATCAGGAGACTCCTGGGAGATGAATTTCAGGAAAAG GtgccttttctttctcctctagAGGGCAACATCTACCTAAAACTGGACAGTGAGAGCCACTCTAATGTGCAGCACCAAGGCTTCCTG ACGATGTTTGAGTTGATCGGTGGGTTCGGTGTGTGGCGTCGTGGATATTTCACCCTGGAGAGATACACTATGTACTACTGGAACCACCCCAATGACAAAGAAACCAAG GAAGCAGAGGGCAGCATCTCTCTGTCCAGCTCCCCCAGTCAGTGTGTCAGGCCTGTCAAGAGGGACTCATGCGCTCGACCTTTCACCTTTGAGCTGGCAAGCAACATCCCGCAGCAGCAGGACGACAGCCAGGAAGCCTTGGCCAA GTGTTGGTTTGCAGCCGACACCAAACAGGAGAGATCAGACTGGATGGAGAAACTCAACCAAGCTCTTTTGGACTTTCACACATGGAACCGAACATCAGCAACCCAATCAGAAAGTCAGCAGGCCAGCGCATCCAGCGGTGGGAACTTGAGAGAGAGCATACTGTAA
- the si:dkey-30c15.10 gene encoding anillin isoform X2, whose translation MEAAEDNNGGNNNLKRQRAPLSDFEDNLLSPSEMNDGQKRRRLETAGQENCTPKPSSSRRLAEQNMKPDTPMVPSVRSRVQQLTQRQDGGAPLAQRCLSDPGADSPSAIKVFREPLLGEGEFSQRVERFKVPVFQASPAPTMSPANLCPLTSSNFVSGIQQKLQGIVTSSSKQASVIRQEREQELNQLHFQPISENAWLKRSNSDPSLSQQGRTPPGPSSTPSWVPRSRLRVHWPPMKPGDVDDDAVMKDGSFTETATSGVEKQSLNTTTGERKPCDFEAPPASVELEPSNEGKLQMDLEEQNTHQGEEFREGKEDRPSVEEQQLWSHQPEAQTVLQLSFSEDQSFSKPPCGEDHNVSELSTGDKQSLLESTRTDESNVNQTSDVSKVTDHNGSEVFSLEDEMVESSHNEEEIEPSTDEELRLWRYPSDKVCKQEESMIAEDQEEGVCTKEEREEYESSRVEKEKGSGAEHHSEPSHVQDGECQMGDVSAETAGCSNTQEDVKPRSKETMKQDKKNTGCPNEDDRYQQSKQIVDSKEEDMELESDRKEEYPFIDVAQAMKETQTGYIKLEGNTEDVAQPKAETEPSEMYRNDGAHTVTAVRASDHKTGEMELQQEAVNGRQGIGDGLTDEIYKAEGGESSKKVTFILEPKLINGSSLSETNTSMESRRETSMSDAELSSHDETNTAEIIDQMFEEVLEYAERIEDQRGDDEDTEDRDSGIGVSSRDKDKMDTESEKEKSEEEGETKDEECDESKKLEDELLTFPPSGILSPLSKSVEAVVTPLRLEASQESNPPSLLLTPEETTTPPAESAPLYSIDAYRTQRQSKPTTIQSVTPGVQRRAPEKSRPQPSINTKEKITALNEEAGKLQTVINQTLQALSCCTDEEHGRGSVEEAVAEKLLLVSCEKRSALLAEVDRLREERSSESSEVAGEDQEYVTQQPCRGTVSITNIQLPLKVEFVCSSNNRTGRPSHYFFVLIRYGPYNIVATPLATAADAQNGDTISFQTSVTLKDIRSTFEIDVEVYSLSHTSPINCSMDRTTTKSRVTPRKLLNTLTRSSNSLTSAALPAINTRRSSNFCLVGSHKITLASLGHSKFPLDKMKLEGKIRRLLGDEFQEKVPFLSPLEGNIYLKLDSESHSNVQHQGFLTMFELIGGFGVWRRGYFTLERYTMYYWNHPNDKETKEAEGSISLSSSPSQCVRPVKRDSCARPFTFELASNIPQQQDDSQEALAKCWFAADTKQERSDWMEKLNQALLDFHTWNRTSATQSESQQASASSGGNLRESIL comes from the exons ATGGAAGCTGCCGAGGACAATAATGGTGGCAACAACAACttgaagagacagagagcaccTCTGTCAGACTTTGAAGATAATCTCCTCTCACCATCAG AGATGAATGATGGCCAGAAGCGGCGGCGTCTGGAGACAGCTGGCCAGGAGAACTGTACTCCCAAACCATCCTCCTCTAGACGCCTAGCTGAGCAAAACATGAAGCCAGACACACCGATGGTTCCCTCAGTCCGCTCCCGAGTTCAGCAGCTCACCCAGAGACAAGACG gaggaGCTCCTCTGGCCCAGCGGTGCCTGTCAGATCCTGGGGCTGATAGCCCATCAGCCATCAAGGTCTTCAGAGAGCCTCTACTTG GTGAGGGAGAGTTTAGTCAACGAGTGGAGCGTTTTAAAGTGCCAGTCTTCCAGGCTAGCCCTGCGCCCACAATGAGCCCTGCCAACCTCTGTCCGCTCACCAGCTCTAACTTTGTATCTGGCATTCAGCAGAAACTCCAGGGCATTGTGACATCCAGCTCTAAGCAGGCCTCTGTAATTCGCCAG GAACGGGAGCAGGAGTTGAACCAGTTGCACTTTCAACCAATCAGTGAAAATGCCTGGCTGAAAAGGAGCAACTCTGATCCCTCGTTATCTCAG CAGGGAAGGACTCCTCCTGGTCCCTCATCTACCCCCTCCTGGGTTCCTAGATCTAGACTGAGAGTTCATTGGCCTCCCATGAAGCCCGGGGAT GTAGATGATGATGCTGTGATGAAGGATGGCAGCTTCACTGAAACTGCTACATCAGGTGTTGAGAAGCAATCTTTAAATACAACAACAG GTGAAAGGAAACCTTGTGACTTTGAAGCCCCTCCAGCCTCTGTAGAGCTAGAACCTTCTAATGAAGGGAAGCTGCAAATGGATTTGGAGGAGCAGAATACTCATCAGGGTGAAGAGTTCAGGGAGGGGAAAGAGGACAGACCTTCAGTTGAAGAACAGCAGCTATGGTCCCATCAACCAGAGGctcagactgtattgcagttGTCCTTTAGTGAGGATCAGAGTTTCTCCAAACCACCTTGTGGTGAGGATCACAATGTTTCAGAGTTGTCTACCGGTGACAAGCAGAGCTTGCTAGAATCAACTCGTACAGATGAGTCAAATGTGAATCAAACTAGCGACGTTTCCAAGGTAACAGACCATAATGGGTCAGAGGTGTTTTCATTAGAAGATGAAATGGTTGAGTCTTCACACAATGAAGAGGAGATTGAGCCCTCGACAGATGAGGAGTTAAGGTTGTGGAGATATCCTTCAGACAAAGTGTGCAAGCAGGAAGAGTCTATGATAGCTGAAGACCAGGAGGAAGGTGTATGTACTAAAGAGGAGCGAGAGGAGTATGAATCATCTAGagtggaaaaagagaaaggaagtgGTGCTGAACATCACAGTGAACCCTCTCACGTCCAGGATGGTGAATGTCAAATGGGTGATGTGTCTGCTGAGACTGCTGGGTGCTCTAACACACAGGAAGATGTGAAACCCAGATCAaaagaaacaatgaaacaagacaagaaaaacacaggaTGTCCCAATGAGGATGATCGATATCAACAGTCAAAGCAGATAGTCGATagtaaagaagaagacatgGAACTGGAGTCTGACAGGAAAGAAGAGTATCCCTTTATAGATGTAGCTCAGGCCatgaaagaaacacagacagggTACATAAAACTTGAAGGAAACACTGAAGATGTAGCACAGCCTAAGGCAGAGACTGAACCATCAGAAATGTATAGAAATGATGGAGCTCATACTGTGACCGCGGTCCGGGCGTCAGATCACAAGACTGGAGAaatggagctgcagcaggaagcAGTAAATGGAAGGCAGGGTATTGGAGATGGGCTGACAGATGAAATTTACAaggcagagggaggagaaagCTCAAAGAAAGTCACGTTTATCTTGGAGCCCAAGCTAATCAATGGCTCAAGCTTGTCTGAGACCAATACCTCCATGGAGTCCAGGAGAGAGACAAGTATGTCAG ATGCTGAACTGAGCTCTCATGATGAGACCAACACAGCTGAAATAATTGACCAGATGTTCGAGGAGGTGCTGGAATATGCTGAAAGGATAGAGGACCAAAGGGGGGATGATGAAGACACAGAGGACCGCGACAGTGGCATTGGTGTTTCCTCTAGAGACAAGGATAAAATGGACACAGAgtcagagaaggagaaaagtgAAGAAGAGGGGGAGACCAAAGATGAAGAGTGTGATGAGAGCAAGAAGCTTGAAGATGAACTGCTGACTTTCCCTCCCAGTGgcatcctctctcctctcagcaaGTCTGTAGAGGCTGTGGTCACCCCTCTG CGACTAGAAGCCAGCCAGGAGTCCAATCCTCCATCTCTGCTCCTGACTCCAGAAGAGACCACCACCCCTCCTGCTGAATCTGCTCCTCTGTACAG TATTGATGCCTACCGCACACAAAGGCAGAGTAAGCCGACCACCATTCAGAGTGTCACTCCTGGGGTTCAGAGACGAGCTCCAGAGAAGTCCCGACCTCAACCCTCCATCAACACCAAGGAGAAAATTACG GCTCTAAATGAAGAAGCAGGGAAGCTGCAGACTGTGATCAACCAGACCCTGCAGGCTCTGAGCTGCTGTACTGACGAGGAGCACGGACGAGGCTCAGTGGAGGAGGCTGTGGCTGAAAAACTACTGCTAGTCTCCT gtgAGAAACGATCAGCCCTGCTGGCGGAGGTGGACAGactgagggaggagaggagttCAGAGTCTTCAGAGGTAGCAGGGGAGGACCAAGAGTACGTTACCCAGCAGCCATGCAGAGGGACAGTCAGCATCACAAACATCCAACTGCCTCTCAAGGTGGAATTTGTCTGCTCCTCAAACAACCGCACAG GTCGGCCAAGTCACTACTTCTTTGTTCTGATCCGTTACGGGCCCTACAACATCGTCGCCACCCCGCTGGCTACGGCTGCTGATGCTCAGAACGGAGACACCATCTCCTTCCAGACTTCTGTCACTCT GAAGGATATTCGCTCAACTTTTGAGATTGATGTGGAAGTTTACAGCCTG TCCCACACTTCACCTATTAACTGCAGCATGGACCGCACCACCACCAAGTCACGG GTAACTCCAAGAAAGCTTCTGAATACCTTAACG AGATCCAGCAACAGTCTGACAT CTGCTGCTCTTCCTGCCATCAATACTCGTCGCTCCAGTAACTTTTGTCTAGTGGGTTCCCATAAGATCACCTTGGCCTCACTGGGACACAGCAAGTTCCCTCTGGATAAG ATGAAACTTGAAGGCAAAATCAGGAGACTCCTGGGAGATGAATTTCAGGAAAAG GtgccttttctttctcctctagAGGGCAACATCTACCTAAAACTGGACAGTGAGAGCCACTCTAATGTGCAGCACCAAGGCTTCCTG ACGATGTTTGAGTTGATCGGTGGGTTCGGTGTGTGGCGTCGTGGATATTTCACCCTGGAGAGATACACTATGTACTACTGGAACCACCCCAATGACAAAGAAACCAAG GAAGCAGAGGGCAGCATCTCTCTGTCCAGCTCCCCCAGTCAGTGTGTCAGGCCTGTCAAGAGGGACTCATGCGCTCGACCTTTCACCTTTGAGCTGGCAAGCAACATCCCGCAGCAGCAGGACGACAGCCAGGAAGCCTTGGCCAA GTGTTGGTTTGCAGCCGACACCAAACAGGAGAGATCAGACTGGATGGAGAAACTCAACCAAGCTCTTTTGGACTTTCACACATGGAACCGAACATCAGCAACCCAATCAGAAAGTCAGCAGGCCAGCGCATCCAGCGGTGGGAACTTGAGAGAGAGCATACTGTAA